One segment of Thermodesulfobacteriota bacterium DNA contains the following:
- a CDS encoding DUF433 domain-containing protein: MDWRNFIHSDPEVLLGKPVVKGTRLSVEFILGLFAEGWTEQQVLENYPTLTAESLRAVFAFAKECMRGESLYEIPTGSV; encoded by the coding sequence ATTGACTGGAGAAATTTTATACATTCAGACCCAGAAGTTTTACTCGGTAAGCCAGTGGTGAAGGGGACTCGCCTATCTGTGGAATTTATCTTAGGGCTTTTCGCTGAAGGCTGGACAGAACAACAAGTCCTTGAGAATTATCCAACATTGACAGCAGAGAGTCTCCGAGCCGTATTTGCTTTTGCTAAAGAGTGTATGCGTGGGGAATCTCTATATGAAATTCCAACTGGATCGGTTTAA
- a CDS encoding DUF5615 family PIN-like protein, with amino-acid sequence MDFIANENFPLFSIRLLRNAGHNVASIIEETPGATDSDIIKRAQKEKRIVLTFDRDYGELIYRHRAFFTEGVVYFRFDPSTPEEPAKVLLKVLEEGKVALLGKFTIIERGRIRQRALR; translated from the coding sequence ATGGATTTTATTGCAAATGAAAATTTTCCTCTGTTTAGCATTAGACTGCTACGAAATGCTGGCCATAATGTAGCAAGTATAATTGAAGAAACACCTGGAGCTACAGATTCGGATATTATAAAACGGGCACAAAAAGAAAAGCGTATTGTTTTAACTTTTGACCGAGATTATGGAGAGCTAATCTATCGACACAGAGCCTTTTTTACCGAGGGTGTAGTATACTTTCGCTTTGATCCATCTACTCCAGAAGAGCCTGCGAAAGTACTATTGAAAGTTCTTGAAGAAGGTAAAGTGGCATTACTAGGGAAGTTTACTATCATTGAGAGAGGCAGGATACGTCAAAGGGCACTTCGTTAG
- a CDS encoding SpvB/TcaC N-terminal domain-containing protein, with the protein MAMINNEIKESKNNKNATTNQSKISLPSISLPKGGGAIRGIGEKFSANPVTGTGALSVPIFTTPSRSDFYPKLLLSYDSGAGNGPFGLGWDLPIPSISRKTEKGLPKYRDAEDSDTFILSGAEDLVPSLIKNGNEWAREIRDEVLDGESYTVQRYRPRIEGLFARIERWKNKNKPEDVFWKSISKDNITSVYGKSPKGKIFDPEDKTRIFKWLLEESYDDKGNVILYEYKEENQENVDRSLPQEKNRLGNGTGFANRYLKHIKYGNGTPFRLGEDLSRRRDWLLHVVFDYGEHDKDKPEIDNEVSKWPTRPDAFSSYKATFEIRTYRLCHRVLMFHHFAELGDTPCLIRSTDFKYNDSDPIQGPVACYLTSVTQTGYIRDEQTGDYQKKSFPSLEFAYNERTINEEIHVSDAESLENLPIGLDGAQYQWVDLDGEGISGILTEQADGWFYKRNLGNAQFTPAEAVPLIPPPPLMTLPPPPSMPSLGDVRFAPVQVVSTKPSVANLQGGQQQFMDLAGDGQLDLVQFSDPLPGYYERDDDGEWKPFTPFVSTPNIAWNDPNLRFIDLNGDGHADILISEDEVFVWYPSRAEEGFGPAEIVRKPYDEEKGPVLVFADSTQSIYLADMSGDGLTDIARIRNGEVCYWPNLGYGRFGAKVTMDAAPIFDYPEYFNQNRIRLADIDGSGTTDIIYLGRDSITFRFNQAGNSWSEPHRLSNFPPTDNFSSVTVVDLLGNGTACIVWSSPLPAANGHPMQYIDLMGGVKPHLLKTTKNNMGAETRVQYAPSTKFYLEDLAAGTPWITRLPFPVHVVERVETRDYVSNTKLVTLYKYHHGYYDGEEREFRGFGLVEQWDTEFFDQSKGHGLFDEEPDNSDEVFHLPPVYTKSWFHTGAFFDRDNISKHFVEEYYKGDPQAILLPDTILPSGLTNAKEEHEACRALKGSMLRQEIYALDNSPKSEHPYTVTETAYKLRLLQPRQDGQYAVFYSYQCEALSYHYERNPEDPRIGHSMTLEVDDFGNVTKSAAIGYRRRVPAFDEQKQTLITYTENQVINKPNDGPNDPDWYRIGVPVETRTFEITGILSQKDVPYTIDDVRDAIQTTTDIPYEVHADLIMPQKRLIEHVRSLYYKNNLSGPLPLGEVESLALPYESYKLAFTPGLLTEVYGSRVNDNLLRDEGKYIKAADYKAQGLFPAQDQDAVWWIPSGQQLFETQHTPSNRNPFYLSLGVKDPFGNISLVAYDAHSLLVTETNDPLGNIVKAKNHYRTMAPQLVTDPNGNRAAARFDALGMVIATFVMGKPELNEGDRFDVTSNEASNQDDPTSRLEYDLFANMNDPQHRQPVFVHTFAREQHGSANPRWQESYSYSDGFGREVMKKIQAEPGMAPARDGNGKLKHDANNKLVFEFTNTRWVGTGRTVFDNKGNPVKKYEPFFDSIPKYEDERELVEWGVTPILRYDPLGRLIRTDNPNGTFSKVEFDPWQQMTFDENDTVRDSRWYADRGSPDPNGAEPTDPERRAAYLAAKHANTKTIAHSDTLGRTFLTIADNGTAGKYETHVELDIEGNQRSVTDALGRINPLRPKVMTYDYDMLGTGIHQVSMDAGERWMLNNVAGKPIRVWDSRGHEIKTTYDELQRPTHLFVKHDTDPEILVERNIYGEAHPDSIPPAPNVPSPSLLNLRGKVYQVFDGAGIVTNEKYDFKGNLLSSRRQLAKEYKKQVNWLSLATITDVQAIANAAALLLETKIFTASTTYDALNRPTKLITPHNSTIPPSEILPTYNEANLLEKVDVRLRGAATPTPFVTDIDYNAKGQREFISYGNGVSTTYEYDDKTFRLIHLLTTRNNGTDRLQDLKYTYDPVGNITQIRDDAQQTVFFNNGVVSPSTKYEYDAIYRLTKAEGREHVGQTANNLPEHRPELKPHYDFNDSTQMNLPHPNDGQAMRNYTESYEYDPVGNILKMIHSANGGSWTRRYDYESTNNRLRSTSLPNDPATGTLPVRYEYDPHGNMTKMPHLMQMDWGFKDQLHRVDLGGGGEAYYVYDSAGQRVRKVIERQGTTIEERIYLGGFEIYRKRNGGGLESERETLHIMDDKKCIALVETKTRDNGIVLTTPKPITRYQFDNHLGSASLELDENGAVISYEEYYPYGSTSYQAGRSVAEVSLKRYRYTGKERDEETGLYYHGARHYAPWLGRWTSCDPIGLSGGLNLFVYARSDPLGYVDVSGLQPEEPKAPPKPKPPEAGKHPEGVLAESKFNRAWEEALERRYGGGSPARNQQIYLEKLAEASDKKAFAAKEYAYTQKVFKDVVKNDPELSKYDFADTELHHIEAKAADPVPNPERAVDPNNLLFTRGKAKSAGTSHNVAQYGPGEMRRQQWEASRRTAALQPSSTDPNSTSPAKTTATAGQVSNSTPTPKAEATAPPATAEPPGRVTPPSGEKPTAVVEKPVAGEVGGVKFRTTAGVKMGQVLLKHGGTTLDLLAIAQAENEGQLGMTAAVLIAFRALGISVDPRVIAFVVATYWVGSKVGSKLGELEFRMNQSLKFWNPRNRGWWEYP; encoded by the coding sequence ATGGCAATGATCAATAATGAAATAAAGGAAAGCAAAAATAACAAAAACGCTACCACGAATCAAAGCAAAATTTCCCTGCCTTCCATATCGCTTCCTAAAGGCGGTGGTGCGATTAGAGGTATAGGCGAAAAGTTCTCGGCTAATCCCGTTACAGGAACCGGGGCGCTTAGCGTTCCGATTTTCACAACACCCAGCCGATCCGATTTCTATCCTAAGCTTTTACTTTCATACGATTCCGGCGCTGGAAACGGCCCCTTTGGACTTGGCTGGGACCTTCCCATCCCTTCGATCTCCAGAAAAACAGAAAAGGGATTGCCTAAGTATCGGGACGCAGAGGACTCCGACACATTTATTCTATCGGGTGCCGAGGACTTGGTTCCGTCTTTAATTAAGAACGGAAATGAATGGGCAAGAGAGATTCGAGACGAAGTTCTGGACGGTGAATCTTATACCGTTCAGCGTTATCGCCCTCGGATTGAAGGGCTTTTTGCACGGATTGAGCGGTGGAAAAACAAGAACAAACCAGAAGATGTTTTTTGGAAATCCATCTCCAAAGATAATATCACGAGCGTCTATGGAAAAAGTCCTAAGGGTAAAATATTCGATCCCGAGGATAAAACCCGAATTTTCAAATGGCTACTTGAGGAAAGCTATGACGACAAGGGAAACGTTATTCTTTATGAATACAAGGAGGAAAACCAGGAGAACGTTGACCGTTCTTTACCCCAAGAAAAGAATAGACTTGGCAACGGAACGGGTTTTGCAAATCGGTATCTGAAGCACATAAAGTACGGAAATGGAACGCCCTTCCGGCTCGGTGAGGATCTGTCCCGACGGCGGGACTGGCTGCTTCATGTGGTTTTTGACTACGGAGAGCACGATAAAGACAAACCTGAAATAGACAACGAAGTCAGTAAATGGCCGACTCGTCCGGATGCCTTTTCAAGCTATAAGGCAACATTTGAAATAAGGACGTATCGCCTGTGTCATCGCGTTCTAATGTTTCATCATTTTGCAGAATTGGGTGATACCCCCTGCCTGATTCGCTCTACCGATTTTAAATATAACGACTCTGACCCTATACAGGGCCCCGTAGCTTGTTATCTCACATCCGTCACTCAGACAGGTTATATCAGAGATGAGCAGACTGGGGATTATCAAAAGAAATCATTTCCGTCTCTCGAATTCGCCTATAATGAACGAACAATAAATGAAGAGATACATGTCAGCGACGCTGAGAGTCTGGAAAATCTGCCGATTGGCCTTGACGGCGCTCAATATCAGTGGGTAGACCTGGACGGTGAGGGGATTTCCGGAATTCTGACAGAGCAGGCAGATGGTTGGTTTTACAAGCGTAATTTGGGAAATGCACAGTTCACTCCGGCTGAGGCCGTGCCTTTGATACCACCTCCACCTCTTATGACACTCCCTCCGCCTCCATCCATGCCCAGTCTGGGCGACGTACGATTCGCGCCTGTCCAAGTGGTCTCTACAAAACCTTCCGTGGCCAATTTACAGGGCGGCCAGCAACAGTTTATGGATCTGGCAGGCGATGGGCAGTTGGACCTCGTGCAATTCAGCGACCCATTGCCCGGTTACTATGAGCGAGACGATGACGGCGAGTGGAAGCCTTTTACTCCCTTTGTGTCTACTCCGAATATCGCCTGGAATGACCCTAATCTTCGGTTTATTGACCTCAATGGCGATGGGCATGCCGACATCCTGATTTCAGAGGATGAGGTATTCGTCTGGTATCCCTCGCGTGCCGAGGAAGGATTCGGACCGGCAGAGATTGTACGGAAACCCTATGATGAAGAGAAGGGTCCAGTCCTTGTATTTGCCGATTCCACTCAATCCATCTACCTAGCTGATATGAGCGGTGACGGCTTAACCGACATCGCCAGGATTAGAAACGGTGAAGTCTGCTATTGGCCTAATCTGGGTTACGGACGTTTTGGCGCCAAGGTGACGATGGATGCTGCTCCCATTTTTGATTACCCTGAGTATTTTAATCAAAATCGGATTCGCCTGGCCGACATTGATGGCTCCGGAACCACAGACATCATTTACCTTGGCAGGGATAGCATCACCTTCCGGTTTAACCAGGCTGGAAATAGTTGGAGCGAACCGCATCGCTTATCCAATTTCCCTCCAACGGATAACTTCTCATCCGTAACGGTTGTTGACCTACTGGGGAATGGGACTGCGTGTATCGTTTGGTCCTCGCCTTTGCCTGCCGCCAACGGTCATCCTATGCAGTACATTGACCTTATGGGAGGGGTAAAGCCCCACCTTTTGAAAACAACCAAAAACAACATGGGTGCGGAAACGAGAGTACAATATGCTCCGTCAACCAAGTTTTACCTGGAGGACCTGGCCGCTGGAACCCCATGGATAACAAGACTGCCTTTCCCGGTACATGTGGTCGAGCGTGTCGAGACGCGTGACTATGTGAGCAATACAAAGCTGGTCACTCTTTACAAATATCACCACGGCTATTATGACGGCGAAGAGCGGGAGTTCCGGGGGTTTGGTCTCGTCGAGCAATGGGATACGGAATTTTTTGACCAGTCTAAAGGCCATGGTCTATTTGATGAAGAACCGGATAATAGCGACGAAGTGTTCCATCTGCCGCCGGTTTACACAAAGTCCTGGTTTCACACAGGGGCTTTTTTTGATAGGGATAACATTTCCAAGCACTTTGTTGAGGAGTATTACAAGGGTGATCCCCAGGCTATACTCTTGCCTGATACAATCCTTCCTTCTGGATTAACAAATGCCAAAGAGGAGCACGAAGCATGCCGGGCACTCAAGGGAAGTATGCTCAGACAGGAAATATATGCTCTTGACAATTCGCCAAAAAGCGAACACCCGTACACCGTCACCGAAACCGCTTACAAGCTCCGTTTGCTTCAGCCTAGACAAGACGGCCAGTATGCCGTCTTCTATAGCTATCAATGTGAAGCACTGAGCTATCACTATGAACGTAATCCGGAAGACCCACGTATTGGTCACTCGATGACGCTGGAGGTGGATGATTTCGGAAACGTCACGAAGTCCGCAGCAATTGGCTACCGACGCCGAGTACCTGCCTTCGATGAACAGAAACAAACGCTCATTACCTACACCGAGAACCAAGTTATCAACAAACCTAATGACGGGCCCAACGACCCCGACTGGTATCGAATAGGCGTGCCGGTTGAAACACGGACTTTTGAGATCACCGGTATCCTGTCACAGAAAGACGTACCATATACGATTGATGACGTTAGGGATGCAATACAAACCACCACAGACATCCCATATGAAGTGCATGCGGATCTTATTATGCCTCAGAAGCGTCTTATCGAGCATGTCCGCTCGCTTTATTACAAAAATAATCTTTCCGGCCCGTTGCCTTTGGGTGAGGTAGAATCGCTCGCTTTGCCTTATGAAAGCTACAAGCTGGCATTCACGCCGGGACTACTCACCGAGGTGTATGGCAGCCGTGTCAACGACAATTTGCTCAGAGACGAAGGCAAATACATCAAAGCCGCGGATTACAAAGCTCAGGGTTTGTTTCCTGCTCAAGACCAGGATGCCGTTTGGTGGATTCCCTCCGGCCAGCAGTTGTTTGAAACGCAGCACACGCCTTCGAACCGCAACCCGTTTTACTTGTCGCTCGGCGTCAAAGACCCGTTCGGCAACATCTCGCTGGTGGCCTATGATGCGCACAGTCTATTGGTCACTGAGACCAATGATCCACTTGGCAATATCGTAAAAGCAAAGAACCACTACCGCACGATGGCGCCGCAACTTGTCACCGACCCGAACGGCAATCGTGCGGCAGCGCGCTTCGACGCGCTCGGCATGGTCATAGCAACGTTTGTGATGGGCAAACCGGAACTGAACGAGGGTGACCGCTTTGATGTGACCTCTAACGAGGCGTCAAACCAAGACGATCCGACCAGCCGGTTGGAATATGACCTGTTCGCCAACATGAATGACCCCCAGCATCGGCAACCGGTTTTCGTTCACACCTTCGCTCGCGAGCAACACGGTTCTGCAAACCCGCGCTGGCAAGAATCGTATAGCTACTCCGATGGCTTTGGTCGTGAAGTGATGAAAAAGATTCAAGCAGAACCCGGAATGGCTCCTGCACGCGATGGCAATGGCAAACTCAAACATGACGCGAATAACAAGCTGGTTTTTGAATTTACGAACACGCGCTGGGTCGGCACGGGCCGCACAGTTTTCGACAACAAGGGCAACCCCGTCAAGAAATACGAGCCATTTTTCGATAGCATCCCTAAGTATGAAGATGAGAGAGAGTTGGTGGAATGGGGCGTTACGCCGATCCTGCGCTACGATCCGCTTGGGCGGCTTATCCGCACTGATAATCCCAATGGAACGTTCTCCAAGGTCGAGTTTGATCCGTGGCAGCAGATGACGTTTGATGAAAACGACACTGTGCGAGATTCCCGCTGGTATGCCGACCGTGGCAGCCCTGACCCAAACGGTGCAGAGCCGACAGATCCAGAAAGACGGGCCGCTTATCTTGCCGCCAAGCATGCAAACACGAAAACGATCGCGCATTCCGACACGCTTGGGCGCACGTTCCTCACTATCGCCGACAACGGCACGGCAGGCAAATACGAGACGCATGTTGAACTGGACATCGAAGGTAATCAACGCTCAGTTACCGATGCGCTTGGCCGTATCAATCCTCTTCGTCCGAAGGTTATGACATACGACTACGACATGCTTGGCACCGGGATTCATCAGGTTAGTATGGATGCCGGTGAACGCTGGATGCTGAACAACGTGGCGGGTAAGCCGATCAGGGTTTGGGATAGCCGCGGTCATGAAATCAAGACGACCTACGATGAGTTGCAACGCCCCACGCATCTGTTTGTGAAGCATGACACCGACCCGGAGATATTGGTTGAACGCAATATATACGGCGAAGCGCATCCAGATTCTATCCCACCTGCTCCTAATGTTCCATCCCCCTCTTTGCTGAACCTCCGGGGCAAGGTCTACCAGGTGTTTGACGGGGCTGGCATAGTCACCAACGAGAAATACGATTTCAAGGGCAATCTGCTGAGCAGCAGGCGGCAATTAGCTAAGGAGTATAAGAAACAAGTAAATTGGTTATCTCTAGCTACAATCACTGATGTGCAGGCCATTGCGAACGCCGCGGCACTTTTGCTTGAAACCAAAATCTTTACCGCCAGCACAACTTATGACGCACTCAACCGGCCTACTAAGCTAATCACCCCCCACAACAGCACAATTCCGCCGAGCGAAATTCTACCCACTTACAACGAAGCCAATCTGCTGGAGAAGGTGGATGTGCGCCTGCGCGGTGCGGCGACTCCAACGCCATTTGTGACCGACATTGACTACAACGCGAAGGGCCAACGCGAGTTCATCTCGTATGGCAATGGCGTGAGCACGACGTATGAGTACGACGACAAGACCTTCCGGCTAATCCATTTATTAACTACCCGCAACAACGGAACGGATAGACTGCAAGACCTGAAATACACCTACGACCCTGTTGGTAACATAACCCAAATCCGTGACGATGCGCAACAAACGGTCTTTTTCAATAACGGCGTAGTGTCACCCAGTACAAAATACGAGTACGATGCAATCTATCGGCTGACAAAGGCAGAGGGACGCGAGCATGTGGGTCAGACGGCGAACAATCTCCCGGAACATAGGCCTGAACTAAAGCCGCATTACGACTTCAACGACTCTACACAGATGAACCTGCCTCATCCGAATGATGGTCAGGCAATGCGCAACTATACGGAGAGCTACGAATACGATCCGGTTGGGAATATCTTGAAGATGATTCATAGTGCCAACGGTGGAAGCTGGACGCGTCGCTACGATTACGAGTCAACAAACAACCGGCTGAGAAGCACCAGCCTGCCAAACGACCCCGCTACGGGGACATTGCCTGTAAGGTATGAATACGACCCTCACGGCAATATGACCAAAATGCCCCACCTGATGCAGATGGATTGGGGCTTCAAAGATCAATTGCATCGGGTAGATCTGGGCGGCGGTGGCGAGGCTTACTACGTCTATGACTCGGCAGGCCAGCGTGTGCGTAAGGTAATCGAACGGCAAGGTACAACAATTGAAGAACGTATCTACCTCGGCGGTTTCGAGATCTATCGCAAACGCAATGGCGGTGGTTTGGAGTCAGAGCGTGAGACACTTCACATCATGGACGATAAGAAGTGCATCGCACTGGTGGAAACCAAAACTCGCGACAACGGCATAGTGCTTACTACACCAAAACCAATAACTCGCTACCAGTTCGACAACCATCTCGGCTCGGCATCTTTGGAACTGGATGAGAATGGTGCGGTGATCTCCTACGAGGAATACTACCCCTACGGCAGCACGTCGTATCAAGCGGGGCGCAGTGTGGCGGAAGTTAGTCTTAAACGCTACCGCTACACAGGTAAGGAGCGGGATGAGGAAACCGGACTTTACTATCATGGGGCACGGCACTATGCGCCATGGCTGGGGAGGTGGACGAGTTGTGATCCGATTGGACTGTCTGGAGGCCTCAACCTTTTCGTTTACGCCAGAAGTGATCCGCTGGGCTACGTTGATGTAAGCGGTTTGCAGCCGGAGGAACCGAAGGCTCCTCCTAAGCCTAAGCCGCCTGAAGCAGGAAAGCACCCGGAGGGTGTCTTGGCAGAAAGTAAGTTCAACCGTGCTTGGGAAGAGGCGTTAGAGAGACGGTACGGAGGCGGATCCCCGGCAAGAAATCAGCAGATTTACCTTGAGAAGCTCGCCGAAGCGTCTGATAAGAAGGCCTTTGCTGCAAAAGAGTACGCGTACACTCAAAAAGTATTCAAGGACGTCGTGAAAAATGATCCCGAGCTTTCGAAATACGATTTTGCGGATACGGAGCTTCATCATATCGAGGCGAAAGCTGCTGATCCAGTACCTAATCCAGAACGCGCTGTTGATCCGAACAATCTGCTCTTCACTAGAGGAAAGGCAAAATCAGCAGGAACATCTCACAACGTGGCTCAATATGGTCCTGGTGAAATGAGACGCCAGCAATGGGAAGCTTCGCGCCGGACTGCGGCCCTTCAACCGAGCAGCACGGACCCGAATTCAACAAGCCCAGCCAAGACGACGGCAACCGCTGGACAAGTTTCTAATTCCACACCTACTCCTAAAGCGGAAGCAACTGCACCACCAGCCACAGCTGAGCCACCGGGCAGGGTGACACCACCTTCCGGAGAAAAGCCTACAGCAGTGGTCGAGAAGCCGGTAGCGGGAGAGGTGGGGGGGGTTAAATTTCGAACAACAGCAGGAGTCAAAATGGGACAGGTGCTACTAAAACACGGGGGCACTACTCTCGATCTCCTGGCGATAGCGCAGGCAGAGAACGAAGGGCAATTAGGGATGACTGCTGCTGTTTTGATCGCTTTTCGCGCATTGGGTATTTCAGTCGATCCCAGAGTGATAGCGTTCGTGGTTGCAACATATTGGGTTGGTTCGAAAGTGGGTTCAAAACTTGGCGAATTAGAGTTTCGTATGAATCAGAGTCTAAAGTTCTGGAACCCGCGTAACAGGGGATGGTGGGAGTATCCGTGA